The following coding sequences are from one Haloarcula sp. DT43 window:
- a CDS encoding HNH endonuclease, with amino-acid sequence MSEGYPSDWGSRRKEVYRRDDFTCQNCGAVGGPRGDAELHAHHIVPKSKGGTHNTSNLKTLCKDCHDAIHGNSVAPTADSARPSETSSQAQLQFPLNESRFPYSVADEISCGNQIANTYELVNGVIEAIEELNELFETAQSLPADKESDRLSRKIDETVTELDDHLQSLYSELSTFDEEISWTDSKSTISRYNDFQKAGVELQVVVEEYRATLENLSAGPKDEDLRATLVDLKLLADDLDAALEDYTEKSEALINRLYGEIASELDRIDSNTTSITPITPDSCPVCTGETTVIRRSIEVTNHSYTLLRCTECDTEWTIDLQNLTVSSGPEGLVGVSMAPTVWKRGANKGFSLPEDLDEFNKLSEIYEREKKRLLGAVAIGQVGILIGSYVLGSVLLWVIGTVLLVSAARGLFTWRLDRVLGGSSSFLSGLLK; translated from the coding sequence ATGAGTGAGGGGTATCCCAGCGATTGGGGATCACGCCGTAAAGAGGTTTACCGCAGAGATGATTTTACCTGTCAGAACTGCGGTGCAGTCGGTGGTCCTCGTGGCGATGCAGAGCTTCATGCCCACCATATTGTCCCAAAGAGTAAGGGTGGAACCCATAACACGAGCAATCTGAAAACCCTCTGTAAAGATTGTCACGATGCTATTCACGGGAATTCTGTGGCTCCGACAGCCGATAGCGCTCGCCCCTCCGAGACCTCGTCTCAAGCACAGCTACAATTCCCCCTGAACGAGAGCAGATTCCCCTATTCAGTCGCCGATGAGATATCGTGTGGGAATCAGATAGCGAATACCTATGAATTAGTGAACGGGGTTATTGAGGCCATCGAGGAATTGAACGAGCTCTTTGAGACTGCTCAGTCACTGCCCGCGGACAAAGAATCCGATCGACTCTCGCGGAAGATAGACGAAACGGTTACTGAACTTGATGACCATCTTCAGAGCCTGTATTCTGAACTTAGTACATTTGATGAGGAGATTTCGTGGACCGACTCGAAGAGTACGATCTCCAGATATAATGATTTCCAGAAGGCTGGCGTAGAACTACAAGTAGTGGTCGAAGAGTATCGCGCTACCCTTGAGAACCTCTCCGCTGGCCCAAAGGATGAGGATCTTCGTGCCACGCTAGTAGATTTAAAACTACTCGCAGATGATCTCGATGCCGCACTTGAGGATTATACGGAGAAGTCGGAGGCGCTGATTAATCGACTCTACGGGGAGATAGCAAGTGAATTGGATCGAATCGACTCAAACACGACCTCTATAACACCGATTACCCCGGACAGCTGTCCAGTCTGCACCGGAGAGACGACCGTTATCCGGCGTTCTATTGAGGTAACCAACCATTCTTACACGTTGCTTCGATGTACGGAATGTGATACTGAATGGACTATAGATCTGCAAAATCTCACCGTCTCTAGTGGTCCAGAAGGTTTGGTGGGCGTATCAATGGCCCCGACTGTCTGGAAACGGGGGGCTAACAAGGGCTTCTCCTTACCAGAGGATTTGGATGAGTTCAACAAGCTCTCAGAAATATACGAACGAGAGAAAAAACGACTCCTTGGAGCCGTAGCGATTGGCCAAGTCGGTATCTTGATTGGAAGCTATGTTCTCGGAAGCGTATTGCTCTGGGTTATTGGAACTGTCCTCCTTGTTTCAGCTGCACGTGGACTGTTTACCTGGCGGCTGGATCGGGTCCTTGGCGGCTCTTCTTCCTTCCTGTCTGGGCTGCTGAAATAA
- a CDS encoding RNA-guided endonuclease InsQ/TnpB family protein — translation MKRTNTFAVRPLSDTRELLLRDLLDASAALWNEVNYQRLMRYNDEDGFEDEDVWNADTGSLEGKYKGVLGASTAQQVIRKNSEAWRGFFDTKKTYHDGSNTSVTEHPEPPGFRGNKDDGRVLKGVIRNDAYTVEWGERSRLEILVESELKDRYDHTGRLRLEIAGDPNWPDYEKQGRLDLWYDETDSIFRASQPVTVTDTRETPLADEKAALDIGANNLVACTTTTGDQYLYEGRDLFNRFRETTREIARLQSKLQEDQYSSERIRRLYRKRTRRRDHAQEALCRDLIEWLYEDGVDTVYIGGLTDVLDTHWSVETNAKTHNFWAFKQFTERLACTAEEYGISVEVQSEAWTSQECPQCGSTDRTKRHQDTLTCPCGFEGHADLTASETFLKRHTEKAVRSMARPVRFEWDDHNWSGTPHPHESPKEQRTDPSTVHRDGNVASGES, via the coding sequence ATGAAGCGCACCAACACGTTCGCCGTGCGTCCCCTCTCCGATACGAGAGAGCTACTGCTACGGGACCTGTTGGACGCTTCCGCCGCTCTCTGGAACGAGGTCAATTATCAGCGCCTCATGCGCTACAACGACGAAGACGGCTTTGAGGACGAGGACGTGTGGAACGCTGACACCGGCAGTCTCGAAGGCAAGTACAAAGGTGTGCTTGGCGCGTCCACCGCCCAACAGGTAATACGCAAAAACAGCGAAGCGTGGCGCGGGTTCTTCGATACAAAGAAGACGTATCACGACGGATCGAACACATCCGTTACGGAACACCCGGAACCGCCGGGCTTCCGTGGTAACAAAGACGATGGGCGTGTCCTCAAAGGCGTCATTCGCAACGACGCATACACTGTTGAGTGGGGCGAGCGATCCCGGCTTGAGATCCTGGTCGAGAGCGAGTTGAAAGACCGATACGATCACACCGGGCGTCTCCGACTCGAAATCGCTGGCGACCCGAATTGGCCCGACTACGAGAAACAAGGACGATTGGACCTGTGGTATGACGAGACTGACAGCATCTTCCGAGCTTCCCAACCCGTGACTGTTACAGATACACGGGAGACTCCACTGGCCGACGAGAAGGCCGCTCTGGATATTGGTGCGAACAATCTCGTCGCCTGTACCACCACGACCGGCGACCAATACCTGTACGAAGGTCGGGACCTGTTCAACCGCTTCCGTGAGACAACGCGAGAAATCGCCCGGTTACAGTCCAAGCTACAGGAAGACCAATACAGTAGCGAGCGTATCCGGCGGCTGTATCGGAAGCGAACCCGCCGCCGCGACCACGCACAGGAAGCGTTGTGTCGTGACCTAATCGAATGGCTGTACGAGGACGGCGTAGACACGGTGTATATCGGTGGACTGACCGACGTGCTGGACACGCATTGGTCGGTCGAAACCAATGCCAAGACCCACAACTTCTGGGCGTTCAAGCAGTTTACTGAGCGGCTAGCATGTACTGCTGAGGAATACGGTATCTCGGTGGAAGTCCAGTCGGAAGCGTGGACAAGCCAGGAGTGCCCGCAGTGCGGTTCAACAGACCGAACGAAACGACATCAGGACACACTAACGTGTCCGTGTGGATTCGAGGGGCATGCCGACCTCACAGCGTCAGAGACGTTCTTGAAGCGGCACACAGAGAAGGCAGTCAGGTCGATGGCACGGCCCGTGCGGTTCGAGTGGGACGACCACAACTGGTCGGGGACACCACACCCTCACGAAAGTCCCAAAGAACAGCGCACAGACCCGAGTACCGTCCACCGTGACGGGAATGTTGCCTCCGGCGAGTCCTAG